The genomic region AGGCGTCGGTCAGGTGCCGGATGAGGGCGGAACGTACGAACTGGTCGTCCTCGACCACGAGCACACTTGCCATGGCCCGCACGGTAGCCCATACGGAGGACCCACCGGGGTGTCGGGACGCTCTTGTGGCGGGTGGTGCAGTATGTCGCTTGATGCGTAGAGGACTTGTACACGCCATGGCTTGGACGCTGGCGACCGGGGCAGCGGTGACGCTGTCGTGGTGGGGCGTGCACACCGTCATGTCCGGCACGGCCTACGATCGCCCGCTCGCGGTGCCGCTGGCCGCGCAGCCGCTGTCCTCCTCGACCCACCGGGCCGGGCCGTCGCCCTCCTCCCCGGCGCCCTCGCCGAGCCCGTCGGAGTCGCCGTCGCAGAGCCCCTCGGCGTCCCCGTCGCCCACCCCCGACCGGTCCTCGCCGAAGCCGCCGCCCGGCCCGAGCCCGTACCGGCAGCCGGACGCGGGGGCCTCGGGGAACGTGAAGGCCTATCCCGTCTCCGGCGGCCGGGCGGTCTTCGACCTGGGCGCCTCCTCGGCCGACCTGGTCTCGGCGACCCCGGCGGCCGGCTGGCGCATGCAGGTGTGGAAGCAGGACTTCTGGATCCGGGTCACCTTCACCCGGGACGGCCGTGAGGTGTCGGTCTTCTGCACCTGGCACGACCACCCGCCCGTGGTGGAGATCGTCGACCCCTAGTCGAGCCTAGGTCCTGTCGGCCGCCGGGACCGTGCCCACCAGCACGAACTCGTTGTACGGGAAGACCTTGCCCATCGGGCGGGGGAAGGGGAACGAGTAGGTGCGCCGCACGGCGACCCCGGCCCGGGCCGCGTGGCCGCGCAGCTCCTCGAAGCCGACCCAGCGGATGTGGGTGGCGTCGGAGCGGAAGCCGACCTCCTGCGGGGTGATCAGCACGACCGAGCCGCCGGGCTTCACCAGCGGAAGGTACTGGGCCAGCAGCTCGGAGGCGGTCTCCTCGTCGACGTGCTCCAGCACGTGCGCGGCCAGCACGCTGTCGAAGGAGCCGGGCCCGCAGTCCGGGGCGGCGGCCAGCTCGTCGGGGGTGTAGGCGGTCAGCCCGCGCTCGCGGCAG from Streptomyces sp. NBC_00190 harbors:
- a CDS encoding class I SAM-dependent methyltransferase, producing MSDSPAPHGSPAPSTATSDYTARLARLEHSGLKRLLPTQAPYRWNLQRLRLGRVLDIGCGLGRNLLNCGPDSVGVDHNPHSVQTCRERGLTAYTPDELAAAPDCGPGSFDSVLAAHVLEHVDEETASELLAQYLPLVKPGGSVVLITPQEVGFRSDATHIRWVGFEELRGHAARAGVAVRRTYSFPFPRPMGKVFPYNEFVLVGTVPAADRT